Part of the Bacteroidales bacterium genome is shown below.
CATCTGGAAAAAAGCCAATGGCATCGACCCTACCCCTGTGGTGCAATATTCCGAACGCAAATCCCTCAGCACCGAGCGCACTTTTGAAAAGGACACGACAAATGTCTCAGCACTCAAAAAACTACTGATTTCGATGGTGGAAAAAATCGCCTTCGAACTGCGCAAAAAACAAAAGCTTACGGGATGCGTCACCGTAAAAATCCGCTATGCCAATTTCGACACCCACAGCCTGCAAAAGCACCTCCCCTACACTTCTTTCGACCATGTGCTGATGGAAACAGCTTTGGAATTATTTGAACGCCTCTATACAAGGAGGATACTCATCCGGCTTATCGGTGTGCGTTTCAGCCATTTGGTGGGCGGCCACCAGCAATTGAATTTGTTTGAAGATGCCCCCGAAATGATCAGCCTCTACCAGGCCATGGACAGCATCCGGCTACGGTACGGAAGGAAAGCAGTGCAAAGGGCGGTGGGGGTTCGCCCACTCCTCCCCGCCCTGAAGGACGGGGAAAATTGGAAATAAAATGAAGCACTTTCTTCAGGTTCATCACCTCGGCACTTTCAACTTTCTCGGGTTTTCCATCGAGAAAAAGATAATCTCTGACGGCTAAGTTCTAATTATAACAGCATTTTGTTTAAAAAGCTCAAACAGATGATATGCCTGGTCTGTGAGAAACATTGTCAAGAACCATTGTTTCAAAGTTGTTTTGCTTTCTCTATTTTATCAGCATAAGCGTACCAGTTCAGATAGTTTTGTAAATATTTTGAACTTACCCCATTAAATGGGCGCAAAAACTTTCTGAGCTCTGCATGGACATTGTTGACTTTTTGCAGATGGATGGTCTTATCATTTTTGTCCACGTGATCTTTGGCCAATAATGCTTTGTGTTTTATGCCAGGGTTGTCTTTGGCAAAAGCCTTAAAAGAAGGGTGCTTGTCCGTTATCAAGGTTGTGTTCCCGGCCAGCTTCCCATCCAATGCCTTTGCGATTTCTTTTTTGCTGAGACGTTTTGAGACAACAGTTTTAAGGTATTTCTCCCCCTTGCGCTCAACTGCCGTCACAACCTGGATAACTGTGACTTCTTCTTTTCCCATGTTCCGTTTGAAATCACCTCCCCGCTTTCTTGATTTTCTGTCCAGATTCCGGCTGCCTTTATTGTTCATAGCCAGCTCCAATTCGTCACACTCTACTTCTGAGCATAACTGTTCAGGCACAAGCTGCTCTAGTGAACTCAATATCTTGCCCTGTAATTCATGCTCTTGCAGCAACCCATTCAATAACTCACTTTGTACGGCCTTTGGCAATTGTGCAAATAATGCCTTAATTTCGTGTCTTGATTTCATTTTACAAAGACACAAAGAATTGCTGTATTGTTCAGAACTTAGCCTTATTTAGTAAATTGCACAAACTTTGAAAAGAGCCAAAAAGCTTAAAAGTTATTCTGAATTTTTTTGGTCCATTAAAAGACCAATAAAAAAAATTCGGAAATAACTTTTTTGCGGACTCTGAACAAGGTAAATAATTATAAAAAAAGGTCAACCTATATCAGGATAATACAAAAGAGACTTAGTAAATAGCGATATTAAGAGTATCAAACCATATAAAAGGAAAACTATGAAATCATTAGTATATTGCGAAGGTGAATTTGGAAAGATAGATGGCAAGGTTGCGAATGGGCTTGCCAGACATTCTGAAAAGTATCAGATTCTTGGAATTATTGATAGTACAAAAGCCGGTCTCGATGCCGGAGAATTTCTTGATGGAATAAAAAATGGAATCCCAATATTCCAAAGTAGCGAAGATGCCATCGAGACTTTGGGCTTTGTTCCAGAATACTTCATCTACGGCATTGCAGCGATTACTGCATTTCTTGACCATTATGATAGAGGGATTATCTTTTCCGCAATGAAACTGGGGATGAACATCATAAATGGTCTCCCGGAATTTTTTACTGAGGATGAAGAATTTGTCCAGAAAGCCCATGATTATAATGTACAAATCTATGATATGAGAAAATCACCGATGAGAAAGCATTTACATAATTTTACCGGACGTATTCATAAGGTTTCAATTCCCGTAATAACAGTGCTTGGAACGGATTGTGCGGTTGGCAAAAGAACAACAGCGGTAGAACTTGTTGTAGCATTGCAACAAGCAGGGCTGAATGCTGAATTTATTGCGACTGGCCAGACAGGTTTGCTTCAGGGTGCAAAGTATGGCACTGTGGTGGATGTTTTAAGTTCGGGTTTTGCAAGTGGCGAGGTTGAAAATGCAATTCTAAATGCATATAAAGGAGAACGCCCTGATATTATTGTTGTAGAAGGTCAAGGTGCTCTGAGTCATCCCGCCTATACATCATCACACGCTATTATCAGAGGCTCTGTGCCCGATGCGGTTATATTACAGCACCCGCCTAAAAGAAAGAATCATTGTGATTATCCAACCCTACCAATGCCCACACCAGAAAGTGAGATCGAATTGATAGAAGTTTTCTCAAAAACGAAGGTGATTGCCATCACAATCAACCATGAAGATATGACTGATGATGAATTAGAAAATACTATTGTGGAATACGAAAAAAAATACAGACTGCCTACCACCGATATTTTAAAGTATGGTTGCGATAAACTCATTAAAAAATTATTTGAAATATTCCCCGAACTGTTAGAGAAATCGAAACAAATATGAAAACACCAAGAATAGAGATAAATCTTGGTAAAATTGTCCATAATGCAAAAAAGTTAAGGGAGCTTTATGGTTCAAAAGGCATTGACGTAATTGGTGTAACAAAAGTAGTTTGCGGAGACCCAGCCATTGCAGATGTTTTAGTAAAAAGCGGTATCAATATCCTTGCTGATTCAAGAATTGAAAATATTATAAAAATGCATGATGCAGGTATCCATGCAAAATTTCTTCTGCTAAGAACCCCTTTAAGTCAATCTGAATTGGTCGTGAAATATGCGGATACCAGTCTCAACTCAGAGCTTTCTGTAATTAAAGAACTTTCAAAATATGCTGTAAAGCAAGGCATATCTCATAAAATTATATTAATGGTAGAATTGGGAGATTTAAGAGAGGGGATTATGTTGTTAGACGTAGAGAATACCGTTAATGAGGTAATGGGGTTGAAAGGAATTGAACTCATAGGTATTGGAACAAATTTAGCTTGCTTTGGCGGTATAAAACCCAATGATGAGAAAATGGAGTATTTATCCTCAATTGCAAAAAGTATTGAAGATAAGTTTAAATTAAAATTAGAAATTATTTCTGGAGGAAATTCAGCCAATTACGATTGGTTTATGTCAACAAAAGATGTTGGAAAAATTAATAATTTACGAATTGGCGAATCAATATTTTTAGGTTGTGAAACTCTTGAGCGAAAAACAATTAAGGAGCTATTTACAGATGCATTTACTTTAATTGCAGAGGTTATTGAGTCAAAAAGAAAGCCGTCCTTGCCTTATGGCGATATTGGTCAAGATGCATTTGGAAATATTCCAAAATTTCCTGACCTTGGTTTAATGAAAAGAGCTATACTCGGAATTGGATTACAAGATGTTTTAGTTTCAGGATTAACGCCCCTATTGGATATTGATATTCTCGGGGCAAGCAGCGATCATATCATTATCGATACCAAACAATTAGAACTCAGAGTAGGAGATACCGTTGAGTTTAATCTCAATTACGGAGCTTTACTTTCATCTATGACTTCGCCATATATAATTAAAATCTATAAAGAAATATGACAGCAAAAGAATATTGCGAATTAGTTGAACGATTAGACCGCTTCCAAAAGCAACTTATTTCAACTATTACCATTAAAGAGGACCACTCTCCGTTAATCAGCTTAAAAGAATCAAATTTTAATTTAGTGTTTGAACCATCTTTTTACAAGGATTACAAATATATGGTTAGAGAAGTTATTTTTGAAAAAATAGGACGAATAAGCAAAATTTTGGATAAGGAAGATAAAAGATTAATCATTCGTTCCGTATGGAGAGGTTTTGCACACCAAAAACTTTTGCGGGATAGAAGAATTAAGATTATAACAAAAGACCATCCCAATAAATCATTAAAAGAAATTAATAAAATAGTTTCATATTTCATTGCTCCTGAAGAAGAATCAATGCATTCAACCGGTGGGGCTGTGGACGCATTAATCTATGATTTGGAAAAAGATTGCGTTATGGACTTTGGAAATAATGAAGACCTAAATTTAGAACTTAATGAAACTTGCTATCCATTTCATCCTGATATTTCTCCACAAGTAAGAAAAAACCGAGAACTTCTTATCAATCTCTTTGACAAAGAAGGCTTTGTAGTTGACCCTAAGGAATACTGGCATTTTGATTATGGAAATGTTATTTGGGCAATAGAAAAAGGAAGAAAATATGCTAAATATGGTATTAAGTCGGCGGATAAATAATATGGCATATTGATTATTTTTTCTATCTTTACAGCATGGAAAAAATAGATTTACGCAGAGCAAGTAAAGAGGAAAAAGAAGCAATAAGAATTCGTGCTATTCACATGCATACTCAGAAATTAAAACAAAATGAAATTGCTTTTTTGTTAGGGGTTCATAAAAACTCAGTTTATCAGTGGATTAAGTTATACAATAAATATGGGAAGAAAGGATTAAAAGAAGTAATAAGAGGTCGAAAAAAAGGAACCGGCAGATTATTAAGCCGTGAGCAAGAAAAAGAGATTCAAAAAATGATTACCGATAAGATGCCTGACCAATTAAAACTACCATATGCTTTATGGACAAGGAAAGCTATTAGAGATTTAATAAAAAGAACATATAAGGTTGAAGTTGCAATAAGAACAATGGGTGATTACCTTAATGAGTGGGGATTTAGCCCTCAAAAGCCTAAAAAGAAAGCTTATGAGCAGAATTCAAAATCAGTAAACAAATGGCTTAAAGAAGAGTATCCCTCTATTGTAAAAAAAGCAAAAAAAGAAGGAGCAGAAATCCATTGGGGAGATGAAACAGGCATAAGAAATACAAGTCAGTATGGACGTTCATATGCACCAAAAGGACAAACACCGGTAAAAGAAACTATGGCAAAACGAATATCTTTAAATATGATTTCTACAATAACAAATCAAGGAAAGGTAAGGTTTATGACATACAAAGGAACTATGAACTCACAACAATTTATTATATTTATGAAGCGATTAATAAAAGGAGCAGAAAAGAAAATATTTTTAATTTTAGATAACCTAAAAGTTCACCATAGTAAACTTGTTAAAAAATGGGTAGAAAAGAACAAAAATAAAATTGAGCTATTTTACCTTCCTTCATATTCACCTGAGTTAAACCCGGATGAATATTTGAATAATGATTTAAAAAGTGGGATAGGGCTAAAAGCCTCTCCTAAAAATGAAAAGCAAATGAATACTAATGTAAAATCTCATATGATTTTTTTGCAAAGAAATCCTGAGCGAGTTGCACGTTTTTTTCATCATAAATCAATAAAATATGCAGCTGCTTAAATCACTTTATATTTCCGCCGGATTAATATTGTTTTTTGTCAAATATTTCTTCTATAAGCCTTCCGATATTCAGTACTGTTTCATCTTGAGGTTGTTGAATAATGAATGCCTTAAATACAAATAAATAATAATCAGAAGAATAATTATCAGAACTGTATTGTTTGTGAATTTCAATTATTTCGTTGTAGATAGTTGTCCGGTCATTTGATTTTTTAAATTTGAGAAGTGCTTCAAGCCATAAAATAGTTTCCTCAAAGTTGTTGTTGTGTTTGGCTAATTGTACTTGCGAAATATAATACTTCTCATTATCCTCAAAAAAATCAATTTTGTTCCACGCATCAATAGCTTCTTTGTAATGATTTAATTCAAATCTTATATTTCCAATTTCTATCCATAAATCTATGTCATTTGATTTTGCAATATATTCTAATACTTTAACTAAATCCTTTTTTTGTTCTAATATTTGAATAGATTTTGAGCTTAAAATAAATTGACTTATTAATTCGTCTCTCCATTCTAAATTTTTAATTATTTCATCTAATTTATTTTGATTTTGAGTTAATATCTCAATATCTTGTTTCATTATTTTTTCTCCGTTTATTAAACGAGAAATAATAATTCTAATGTCTTGTTCAACTGTCCTTAAATTGTTCCCAATTCGTGATACTAATTCGTTGAAAAACCTACCTTTGAATAAGCAAATTGCAGCCTCTTCATATTTTGGTTTTTTGAATATCGGATTTAAATAAAAATCAGCTGCACTTTGCCAGTTTTCATTGATTTCTTCTGAGAGTGCTAAACATTCATAACCTTGTTCTTTTTCCCCAATTTTAATAAATTGTTTTGCCGCAACTTTAAGTCTTGCCGGATTATTATCATAAAGACCTTGTTTCTTATCTTGTTCGGCATTTTTAAGAGCATTGTCTTTTGTGCTGTTATCAATTTTATCTTTTATAGTTCCCGGATTGTATAAAATTGTATCATTTTTATAATCGTTTAAAATCATCCATTTATCTGTTGAAATATCAACATTATTAACAAGTTCTTTCCAAAACAACTCCTCAGATTGTTCGTTATCTATTATTAATAGTTCTGTTTGAGCACGGGTTAAACCAACATATAATTTATTAAAAAAGAAACCTCTCTTAAATAATTCTTCAATATCTGATTTGTTTTTTGATAGATTTTTTAATTCTTGTATAAAATATTCTCCAAAGCCGAATAAAACAACCTGCTCATATTCTGCTCCTTTTGCTTCAACTGACGTTTTTACTTCTACTTCATCAATTAATGACAATAAATTGTGCTTTCTAATATACTCGTCCTTTTCTTGTGCATTAACAGGAATAATAAATATTTTATGTTCTAATTTTTCTATTAAGTCTTGTTTTAATTCTGGATTATTTTCTATTGAATTATAACTTAAAAAAACATTGAAATTTCTGTTACTATCATTATTTGGACGCTTTGCTTCTTGTGGTTTTATTTGTTTTATACCTAAATTTTTCTTTCTATGATATTGCACAAAATTAGCAACAGATACAACCGGTTGGGCAGAACGATAATTAAAAGAAGGATTGTAGTCTTGAATTTGATTATTAAACTTAGCAATTTCTTTCAATTCTTCATGAAGCATGCTTGTCATCTCACCTTGCCGAAATCCTGTTGGATTTACTGTTTGGTTTGGGTCTCCTGCAAAAACAATAGGGACTTGTTTTATTTTTGACAAATCATACTCTAAATACTTTGATAATCTCAAAATAAAACGCAATTCTACTCTGCAAAAATCCTGTGCTTCATCACATATTAGAACACTATATTTTTTCTTAATGCCTACGTTTTTACTTATATGCTTTATTATTTTAAGTTTATCCCAATAACTTTCTTCATTTATTAGTTTATCATAAAATGGCAAAACATTATCTTCGATTCCTTTAAACTTAGATTTAGGAATTATTTTTGCTTTTTTATAAATTCTCTCAAAATTTTCACTTGTAATTTTTTCATCAAAATTGTAACCATATATAAATGTAATAATAGTAAACCATGATTCTTCGGCTGAGTATCTGTTTATTATATGTTTTGGCAAATTAGAGTTTTCATACAATTGTTTGAACTTAGAAAAATCTAAATATTTAGTGTCTTTAAAATTAGTTTTATCATTTTCCGGAAGCATCTCAAATAAAAACTTCTTAAAAGAATTGAAGTTGTTTTTTCTACATTGACTTGCCAGTTCAATTGGAACTTTAAATTCCGTATTGTTAGTTAATAAATCAAAAACGGCATCTTTTGAATGTTTTAAAAGAGTTTCATTTTCTGTAAGAAAGATAATATCTCCTTTTATTTCATCTTGACATTTGTAATAAAATGAATTTGCAAAAATATAATATAACATTGTGGACTTACCGCTACCGGCTTGTCCGTTTATGTAGTATGGGAATTTAAAATTATTAAAAAAGTCAATTTGTTCGCTTGTTAATGAAAGATTGCTAAATTCCTTACTTTTTTGGATAGGATACCAATCGTCATAGTTTGTAATTGTCCATTTGGGATATGCCCTAAATGCCTTGCGACTAATGCTTTCTTTGCTTTTAGTGAAGTCGATTTTTTCTGACTGTATTTCTATTAGGGCTTTTTCCCAGTGTTCTTTTTGTTTACTTAAAATAGCACCATTAAATAATATAAAAATTGTGTCTTCGTTATTTAGCTCAATTTTGCTATATAAAACACCAATTTCATTGTTTGTATATTTTAGAATAACTATTCCATTCTCTTCTTTAATAATTTCACCTGTTATTCGACCTTCAACAATATCATTAATAACTATCCTAAATATATCAACTCTCTTATCAATCATTCCTTCTGTTAAGGAACTATTTAGGGCATATTTAACCCAATCTTCTGTTTCAAATATTTCATTTTTTGGTTCTATTTTGAAACCCTTAAACCAAGAAGTTAATTCTTGAGGAGGATAATCTAATCCTTTTTTTATCTTTGATTTTTCATCTCTGTAATTTTTAATAAAATTATCTTTATCTGTCTTAGATAGAATATTATTTCTCAACCATTCACCATCTTTTAATTGAGGATAAATATTTTTCACATAATTATACTCAACATTATTATTTCCAATTATATCCCTTACAAATAAAACTTTTACTTCGATATTATCAATAATAATATTTTGCTCCTCAATAATCGTCTTTGTTTCAGGATAATATGTTTTTAATGTCCAGATATTTCCACTTACAAAAGACAAGCTGGCAGTATTGCATAAGACAGAAAGTTCTTGGGTTTCTGAAATCTTATTATATACAATTTTTTCAAACGCCTTTCCTTTTATGTTTTTAATAAATGTATTACAAAAATGAAATCTAATCATATTATTATATTTATACTATACCAATTGTTAAAATAAGACTTCGTGCTATTAAAAATCCAAATATATTACATTGGTAAATGTAAGAATTTTAAATAAAATATTTGCTATTTACATATAGTAATAATTAGAAAAATATAAAGCATATAGATTTAAGAGATTAAAATAATTTAGTTTTAAAACCAATTTTGTATGTTGATTTGTATGTTGAAGGCAAAAACAAAAAAGCCTCACATCTTGTAAGGCTTTAAGGTTCAATGTGAACCCGACAGGATTCGAACCTGTAATCGCTTGATTCGTAGTCAAGTGCATTATCCAGTTATGCTACGGGTCCGTAAACGGATTGCAAAATTAAGTAAAATATATAAATTCTTATGCAATTTTTGAAATATTTTATCTGAAATGTTATAAACCTCTAAAAAGTATTGTACATTTAGTTTTGGTTTATATTTTTGTTAAAATTATCATTTATTATGAACTTAAAAAGATATGCCGGAATTGACATCGGCTCAAATGCTGTTCGTCTTATTATAAAAGATGTTTTACCCGGCAGCAGTTACGGTAACGCAATCTTAAAAAAAAGAGTATATGTAAGGTTACCTTTACGTTTAGGCGGCGATGTATTTTTATACAATAAAATTAAGAAAGAAAAAGAAAAAGAGTTTATTAAAGCAATTAAAATATACAAAAACTTGCTTGATTTCTACAATATTACAATGTTCCGGGCATGTGCAACCTCTGCGGTAAGAAGTGCAGAAAACGGAATAGAAATTCTGAATAAAATTGAAAAAAAAACAGGTGTAAATATTGAAATTATAAGCGGGAGAGAAGAAGCAATGTTAATTTTTGAAACAAATAAACATAATCTTCCCTATGATGCAACTTATCTTTCGGCAGATTTGGGAGGAGGAAGTTTGCAACTTACACTTTTTAAAAATGATGATATTATTTGTACTCATTCTTATAAAATAGGTACGGTGAGAATGCTAAAAGAAAAAGTAAAACAAAATGAACTTAAAAAGTTTGAAAATGAACTTGCAGAAATTAAAAATAACTATAATAACATCAAATTATTGGGAACAGGAGGTAATATTAACCAAATAAATAAATTATTTAAAAGTAATAATGTTTCATTTGTATCTTTAAAAAAACTGTATGATGAACTTAATAATATATCTGTTGAAGAAAGAATGAGAAAATATACTTTCAGAACAGACAGAGCAGATGTTATTATTCCCGCACTTGAAATTTATTTAAAAATAATGGGAATAGCGGATTCCGAAGACATATACATTCCCGGAACAAGTTTAGCAGACGGTATTATAAGAGAATTATATGAAAATGACCTCGAAAAAAATAACACATAATTTAATTTTATGAAATCAATATTTACACTTTTTTTAATTGTTTTATTTTTAAACACAGGCACATATTCACAAACTGTTACAAATTTTTCAGTACATAAGAATCAAAAAGAATATTTTGATTCCTTGGCAATATATTCACCAAATGAATTATTTAAATTTAAAACTCCGAATAAAATATCTGAGGTTAATAAATCTAAAAATTGCACTATTGAAAAAATTGTTTTCGGTTGGCATCCGTATTGGTCAAATGGTTTAGAAACAAATTATCAATGGAATCTTCTTTCCGATTTGTCATATTTTTCTTATGAAATTGACTATTTGACAGGCGACCCTGTTACAACAAATAATTGGGAAACTGCAACCGTAATTGATGATGCACAAACAAACGGAGTTCGCGTAAACTTGTGTATTACCTTATTTGATAATCATCAAGCTTTTTTTGAAAATGCAACAGCTCAACAAAATTTAATTGATAATTTACTTACACTTGTACAAAACAGAAATGCAAACGGAATTAATGTTGATTTTGAACTTGTTCCCGGCAGTCAAGCTGTTAATTTCAATAACTTTTTGGTCAATCTTGCCACACAATTTCATACTGAAAACCCTGATTATCAAATAAGTATTGCCCTTCATGCTGTTGATTGGAATGATATTTATGATATACCTTTGCTTAAAGATTATATCGACTTATTTATCATTATGGCTTATGATTATTATTGGCCCGGCAGCAGTCTTGCAGGTCCTTCGGGGCAATTATATATGATGAATACATTTAACAGAACAATTTCTCGTTCAATTATTGATTATTTATATGCCGGTGTACCTCGAGAAAAATTAGTTTGCGGACTTCCGTATTACGGATATGAATGGCAAACAACTTCCGATAATGTTCCGACTTCAACTACAAACTCAGGTACAGCCAGAACTATAAAAACAATAAAGAATAACTCAAACGGTTATTATTCCGACAAACAGCTTGATGCAAACAGCATGTGTGCATATTATAACTATTACACCGGCGGAACTTGGCATCAAGCATGGGTTGACGATGAAAATTCTTTGAAATACAAATACGATGTTGTTAAACAACAAGATATTGCAGGAATAGGTATTTGGGCATTAGGTTATGACGACGGTTATTCTGAAATGTGGAATTTAATACAAAATTATTTTTCAAATTGTGCTGTTATACCTTCAACTTATAATTTTTATGATATGGGGGGACCCACAAGAGAACATTATAACAGAGAAGATTACATATTTACAATTGCACCCACAGATTATACGGATTATTTAGCATTAAACTTTACAACTTTTGAATTAGAAGCAAACTATGATTCATTATGGATATACGACGGAGCAAATATAAATGCACCCTTAATCGGAAGATATTCCGGAACAACAAGTCCGGGAATTGTTGAAGCAAGCGGAGGAGCAATTACGATTAAGTTTTATTCCGACGGTGCAACTGTTTATTCGGGTTGGAATGCCGAATGGAGATGTTCGCCTGTTGATATTGACAAATTAAATAAATATGAGATTAATGTTTTTCCGAATCCGACAAATGATTATATTCAAATTTCTGAACAAGCCGAAAAAATTGAATTATTTTCTTTAAACGGAATACTAATATTGTCTTCAACCGAAAACAATAAAATCAATGTTTCAAATTTATCTTCCGGAATTTATATCTTAAAAATAAAAATCGAGGATAATATTATATTCAGAAAAGTTGTTATTCAACATTAATGCTTATATGCCTGTATATCAATTAACAGAAGAACTTATTTTTCCCCACCCGAAATATGCCGAAAACGGAGTTCTTGCAATAGGAGGAGATTTATCACCGGAACGATTGCTGTTGGCATATCAAAACGGAATTTTTCCGTGGTATAATGAAGGTGAGCCTATTATTTGGCATGCACCTGATCCTCGTTTTGTCTTATTTCCCGAAAGATTTAAAAAATCAAAAAGTTTGAAGCTTTTAATTAATAAAAACATCTATACATGTTCTTTTAATCAAGACTTTGAAAACGTAATGCGAAATTGTAAAAATATTAAGCGAAAAGATGATGAAGGAACATGGATAAGCAATGATATTATCGAAGCCTATTTCAGATTACATAAATTCGGTTTAGCTGAGTCGGTTGAGGTTAAAAACAAAAGCGGGAATTTAGTCGGCGGTTTATACGGGGTGAAATTAGGCAAAGTGTTTTTCGGAGAATCCATGTTCAGCACAGAACCTAATACGTCTAAAATTGCATTGGCATTTTTAATTGAAAATTCAGACATAAAATTAATTGACACCCAAGTTTATACAAAACATTTAGAAAGTTTGGGTGCAGAATACATTTCTTTAAAAAAGTTTTTAGCTTTACTAAAAAAACATATTGATGAATAAAAAAAGAGCATACCCTACCTCTCTAATAATCAGATTCATAACTTTTATTTTCTTTTCTGTTTTTGCAAGAATTTACAAAATAAAAAAAGTAATGCCCGAAGAAGTGAAGAGGCTAAAACCTCCGTATTTAATTCTCGGAAATCATGTAGGCTACTGGGATCCTTTTGTTACGGGAAATTTTCTGCCGCATTTTACTCATTTTGTTTCTTCCGATGCTGCTTTCAGAAAACCTTTAATTCGTTTATTTCTTAACGGACTGGGAACTATTCCCAAGAAAAAAAACATAAGAGATACCAAAGTTATAAGAGATATTATTTCAGTTATTAAACAAGGCGAAAACATCGGAATATTCCCGGAAGCCGTAAGAAATTGGGCGGGAAAAACTCAGCCTGTGGATGCTTCAATTGCAAAATTAATTAAATTATTAAAAGTTCCGGTTGTTGTTCCGGTTTTAAAAGGCATGAATTTGTTTAACCCTCGTTGGTCAAGAAAACTAAGGCGAGCAAAAGTTGAAGTTGAATACAAATTATTATTCTCAAAAAATGATGTTAAAACATATTCCGAAAATAAAATTTTTAAACTGTTAGAAAATGCAATGTTTCATGATGAAGTTGAATGGCAAAGAAAACATAAAATAAAAATACATTCAAACCGGAGAGCAGAATTTATTAATCATACAATATATTATTGCCCTGAATGTCAGGGAATTGACAGTTTCAGAGCAAAAGAAAATGATTTTAAATGTGTCAATTGCAATTACGATATTCATATTAATGAATACGGTTTTTTTGAACGAATTTCAAAAGGGAATTTATATTTTGATAATATCAGAGATTGGTTTGAAAAAGAAGAAAATTACTTGCTGAATTTTATAAATAATAAATTAAAATCAAACTATAAAGACGTAATATTTGAAGACCTTAATTCTGAAATTTATCACAGCAA
Proteins encoded:
- a CDS encoding IS630 family transposase — protein: MEKIDLRRASKEEKEAIRIRAIHMHTQKLKQNEIAFLLGVHKNSVYQWIKLYNKYGKKGLKEVIRGRKKGTGRLLSREQEKEIQKMITDKMPDQLKLPYALWTRKAIRDLIKRTYKVEVAIRTMGDYLNEWGFSPQKPKKKAYEQNSKSVNKWLKEEYPSIVKKAKKEGAEIHWGDETGIRNTSQYGRSYAPKGQTPVKETMAKRISLNMISTITNQGKVRFMTYKGTMNSQQFIIFMKRLIKGAEKKIFLILDNLKVHHSKLVKKWVEKNKNKIELFYLPSYSPELNPDEYLNNDLKSGIGLKASPKNEKQMNTNVKSHMIFLQRNPERVARFFHHKSIKYAAA
- a CDS encoding alanine/ornithine racemase family PLP-dependent enzyme — encoded protein: MKTPRIEINLGKIVHNAKKLRELYGSKGIDVIGVTKVVCGDPAIADVLVKSGINILADSRIENIIKMHDAGIHAKFLLLRTPLSQSELVVKYADTSLNSELSVIKELSKYAVKQGISHKIILMVELGDLREGIMLLDVENTVNEVMGLKGIELIGIGTNLACFGGIKPNDEKMEYLSSIAKSIEDKFKLKLEIISGGNSANYDWFMSTKDVGKINNLRIGESIFLGCETLERKTIKELFTDAFTLIAEVIESKRKPSLPYGDIGQDAFGNIPKFPDLGLMKRAILGIGLQDVLVSGLTPLLDIDILGASSDHIIIDTKQLELRVGDTVEFNLNYGALLSSMTSPYIIKIYKEI
- a CDS encoding glycosyl hydrolase family 18 protein gives rise to the protein MKSIFTLFLIVLFLNTGTYSQTVTNFSVHKNQKEYFDSLAIYSPNELFKFKTPNKISEVNKSKNCTIEKIVFGWHPYWSNGLETNYQWNLLSDLSYFSYEIDYLTGDPVTTNNWETATVIDDAQTNGVRVNLCITLFDNHQAFFENATAQQNLIDNLLTLVQNRNANGINVDFELVPGSQAVNFNNFLVNLATQFHTENPDYQISIALHAVDWNDIYDIPLLKDYIDLFIIMAYDYYWPGSSLAGPSGQLYMMNTFNRTISRSIIDYLYAGVPREKLVCGLPYYGYEWQTTSDNVPTSTTNSGTARTIKTIKNNSNGYYSDKQLDANSMCAYYNYYTGGTWHQAWVDDENSLKYKYDVVKQQDIAGIGIWALGYDDGYSEMWNLIQNYFSNCAVIPSTYNFYDMGGPTREHYNREDYIFTIAPTDYTDYLALNFTTFELEANYDSLWIYDGANINAPLIGRYSGTTSPGIVEASGGAITIKFYSDGATVYSGWNAEWRCSPVDIDKLNKYEINVFPNPTNDYIQISEQAEKIELFSLNGILILSSTENNKINVSNLSSGIYILKIKIEDNIIFRKVVIQH
- a CDS encoding Ppx/GppA family phosphatase, with the protein product MNLKRYAGIDIGSNAVRLIIKDVLPGSSYGNAILKKRVYVRLPLRLGGDVFLYNKIKKEKEKEFIKAIKIYKNLLDFYNITMFRACATSAVRSAENGIEILNKIEKKTGVNIEIISGREEAMLIFETNKHNLPYDATYLSADLGGGSLQLTLFKNDDIICTHSYKIGTVRMLKEKVKQNELKKFENELAEIKNNYNNIKLLGTGGNINQINKLFKSNNVSFVSLKKLYDELNNISVEERMRKYTFRTDRADVIIPALEIYLKIMGIADSEDIYIPGTSLADGIIRELYENDLEKNNT
- a CDS encoding IS1595 family transposase, whose translation is MKSRHEIKALFAQLPKAVQSELLNGLLQEHELQGKILSSLEQLVPEQLCSEVECDELELAMNNKGSRNLDRKSRKRGGDFKRNMGKEEVTVIQVVTAVERKGEKYLKTVVSKRLSKKEIAKALDGKLAGNTTLITDKHPSFKAFAKDNPGIKHKALLAKDHVDKNDKTIHLQKVNNVHAELRKFLRPFNGVSSKYLQNYLNWYAYADKIEKAKQL
- a CDS encoding DUF1611 domain-containing protein, translated to MKSLVYCEGEFGKIDGKVANGLARHSEKYQILGIIDSTKAGLDAGEFLDGIKNGIPIFQSSEDAIETLGFVPEYFIYGIAAITAFLDHYDRGIIFSAMKLGMNIINGLPEFFTEDEEFVQKAHDYNVQIYDMRKSPMRKHLHNFTGRIHKVSIPVITVLGTDCAVGKRTTAVELVVALQQAGLNAEFIATGQTGLLQGAKYGTVVDVLSSGFASGEVENAILNAYKGERPDIIVVEGQGALSHPAYTSSHAIIRGSVPDAVILQHPPKRKNHCDYPTLPMPTPESEIELIEVFSKTKVIAITINHEDMTDDELENTIVEYEKKYRLPTTDILKYGCDKLIKKLFEIFPELLEKSKQI